In uncultured Bacteroides sp., one genomic interval encodes:
- a CDS encoding pectinesterase family protein, with protein MDYKHLFFVFYLLFLCPTIYAQPFRFIVAKDGNGTHTSIQKAINDCPDNERTLIFVKNGTYEEKVSIGTRTSKSQKQISLIGESVNNVIITSADAIGNGATNVYGATTFAIYANDFYAENITFQNTAGNKGQALALDTEEDRQTFKNCRLLGFQDTYRSRKGRRFYLKDCFIQGATDFIYGGGTVFFDDCTIYCVKGGSYISAPEDISYYEKTTSGKTLRYGFIFRNCDITANADVADNSYYLGRPWNMECGSIYLNCRMGKHIKPEGWSAWKSTNHLSACFAEYNSMNMNRTPVDITKRANWSIQLTKDEVDTYLGMKQVYSKISSVPYNPQAMCTAPSAPSKLTKDGNTISWKTVDGAIGYLILRNGLFLATTTKTSYTDDTALIYKKYTYSVKSVSINGNLSASASIISSIKRIKK; from the coding sequence ATGGATTATAAACACCTATTTTTTGTTTTTTACTTACTTTTTCTTTGTCCAACAATCTATGCACAACCATTTCGTTTTATTGTGGCTAAGGATGGCAACGGAACTCATACTTCAATTCAAAAAGCGATTAACGATTGTCCGGATAATGAGCGTACCCTCATTTTTGTTAAGAATGGAACTTACGAAGAAAAGGTATCTATTGGAACACGAACATCCAAATCACAGAAGCAAATTAGTCTGATAGGCGAAAGCGTGAATAATGTAATAATTACTTCTGCAGATGCAATTGGGAATGGCGCAACGAATGTTTATGGTGCAACAACCTTTGCTATTTATGCTAATGACTTTTATGCAGAGAACATCACTTTTCAAAATACAGCCGGAAACAAAGGACAGGCTTTAGCACTAGATACAGAGGAAGACCGGCAGACATTTAAGAACTGTCGCTTATTAGGATTTCAGGATACTTATCGTTCAAGGAAAGGACGTAGATTCTACTTAAAAGATTGCTTTATTCAGGGAGCAACAGATTTTATTTATGGCGGCGGAACAGTCTTTTTCGATGATTGCACAATTTATTGTGTTAAAGGCGGAAGTTATATTTCTGCTCCTGAAGATATTTCATATTACGAAAAAACGACTTCAGGAAAGACTCTTCGTTATGGATTTATTTTCAGGAATTGTGATATAACAGCAAATGCAGATGTGGCGGATAATTCTTACTATTTAGGTAGGCCCTGGAATATGGAATGTGGTTCTATTTATTTGAATTGCCGAATGGGAAAACATATAAAGCCTGAAGGTTGGTCGGCCTGGAAAAGTACGAATCATTTATCGGCTTGCTTTGCGGAATATAATAGTATGAATATGAATCGAACTCCAGTAGATATAACTAAAAGAGCAAACTGGAGCATTCAGTTAACGAAAGACGAAGTTGACACCTATTTAGGAATGAAACAAGTTTATTCAAAAATAAGTTCAGTACCTTATAATCCGCAGGCTATGTGCACAGCTCCTTCCGCACCATCCAAACTTACTAAAGATGGAAATACAATATCCTGGAAAACTGTTGATGGAGCTATTGGATATTTAATCTTACGAAACGGACTATTCTTAGCCACAACGACTAAGACTTCTTATACTGACGATACTGCTCTGATATACAAAAAGTATACATACTCGGTTAAATCAGTAAGCATTAACGGGAATCTGAGTGCATCAGCATCCATTATAAGCTCAATAAAACGTATTAAAAAATAA
- a CDS encoding DUF6051 family protein: MKYVDLHAKLKELLNYEDDEIIIDDNVIVRNFNFDSKSRDILPGGAYNHDTYEYCFSEDPDYEPDIIQDMLNMSDAEIPENIHFRYHMFRPAGNQKVKEVILMFHGFNEKHWAKYSTWAKTLVDKTGKAVLLFPIAFHMNRAPLSWSDSHQMYAISQQRKKRHPEVICSTLSNVAISTRLHNKPQRFIWSGLQTYYDVISLMKDIKANQHPDIEPDASIDFFAYSIGGFLAQILMMADYEGYFSKSKLCLFCGGAVFNRLSPVSKFILDSEANVSLYSFVVEHLESHMKRDKMLRTYLSDSHPEGVNFRSMLNYKTFTSFRENRFREMHNRILAVTLEKDTVVPPYEVINTLQGIKRDIPIEVDILDFSYPYKHEDPFPALTSIADAVDEEFNKAFERICNFYL; the protein is encoded by the coding sequence ATGAAATACGTTGACTTACACGCAAAGCTTAAAGAATTGCTAAATTATGAGGACGACGAAATTATAATAGATGATAATGTAATTGTCCGAAACTTCAATTTTGATTCTAAATCCAGAGATATTTTACCTGGTGGAGCTTATAATCATGATACATACGAGTATTGTTTTTCGGAGGATCCTGATTATGAACCGGATATTATTCAGGATATGCTTAACATGAGTGATGCAGAGATTCCTGAGAATATTCATTTCCGTTACCACATGTTTCGTCCTGCAGGAAACCAAAAGGTGAAAGAAGTTATTCTTATGTTTCATGGTTTTAATGAAAAACATTGGGCTAAATATTCCACTTGGGCTAAGACCTTGGTTGATAAAACCGGAAAGGCCGTTTTGCTATTTCCCATTGCTTTCCACATGAACCGTGCCCCACTTAGTTGGAGTGATTCACATCAGATGTATGCTATTAGTCAGCAGAGAAAGAAAAGACATCCTGAAGTTATTTGTTCTACATTATCGAATGTTGCTATCAGCACTCGTCTTCATAACAAGCCGCAACGTTTTATATGGTCCGGTTTACAGACCTATTATGATGTAATATCATTGATGAAAGATATTAAAGCGAATCAACATCCCGATATTGAGCCTGATGCTTCAATTGATTTCTTTGCATATTCCATTGGTGGCTTTTTGGCACAAATATTGATGATGGCTGATTATGAAGGCTATTTCTCAAAGTCGAAATTATGCTTGTTTTGTGGAGGGGCTGTGTTTAACCGACTTTCTCCTGTTTCCAAGTTTATATTAGATAGCGAAGCAAATGTTAGTCTTTACTCTTTTGTAGTGGAACATTTGGAAAGTCATATGAAGCGTGATAAGATGTTGCGAACATACTTAAGCGATTCTCATCCCGAAGGAGTTAATTTCCGCAGTATGCTGAATTATAAAACATTCACCAGTTTCAGGGAAAACCGATTCCGAGAAATGCATAATCGTATCTTGGCTGTTACTTTGGAAAAAGATACTGTGGTTCCGCCTTACGAGGTGATTAACACATTGCAGGGAATAAAAAGAGATATACCTATTGAAGTGGATATTTTGGATTTTAGCTATCCTTACAAGCACGAAGATCCATTCCCGGCTCTGACCTCTATTGCTGATGCAGTGGATGAGGAATTCAATAAAGCATTTGAAAGAATATGCAACTTCTATTTGTAG
- a CDS encoding copper resistance protein NlpE N-terminal domain-containing protein — protein sequence MKKLLFLLALAAMVSCQQKAKDATAEGAAKDSTEMNLDPALGALQTKTFEGVLPAQGKGLRYTLTVKIQEKSDNGTYELLKTYIEGNEGKDLTYVQNGTVKTIHGTEADKNAIVWELTPEKNSEISYYQVENDKVIMLSQKMNKTPDWKKYVLSLKK from the coding sequence ATGAAAAAATTATTATTTTTATTAGCGTTGGCAGCTATGGTGTCTTGCCAGCAGAAAGCGAAAGATGCAACTGCAGAAGGGGCAGCAAAGGACAGTACCGAAATGAATCTGGATCCTGCACTGGGTGCACTGCAAACAAAAACCTTCGAAGGTGTTCTTCCTGCTCAGGGCAAAGGACTGCGTTACACTCTTACTGTGAAAATTCAGGAAAAGAGCGACAATGGTACATACGAACTTCTGAAAACTTATATTGAAGGAAACGAAGGCAAAGACCTTACATACGTTCAGAATGGTACAGTAAAAACTATCCATGGAACAGAAGCTGATAAAAACGCCATCGTTTGGGAGCTTACTCCGGAAAAGAATAGTGAAATCAGTTATTATCAAGTTGAAAATGACAAAGTTATTATGCTTTCTCAAAAGATGAACAAAACTCCGGATTGGAAAAAATATGTTCTTTCTTTGAAAAAATAA
- a CDS encoding hemolysin family protein, whose translation MEFAIILLLLVLNGIFSMYEIALISSSKARLETLASKGNQSAKNVLKQLEEPDKFLSTIQIGITLIGIVSGAFGGVAVANNVEPLFKMIPATEAYAADMALIVTVAFITYLSLIIGELVPKSIGLSNPEKIAITLSPFMSVITKITYPFVYLLSVSTKLLNRILGIKGHERTITQEELKVILHQSSEQGVIDKDETNMLRDVFRFADKRANELMTHRTDVVFLHTDYTQKDVLDIIDKKHFSKYLLTDSSQDEIIGVVSVKNIITMIGNDGEFDLKSIAQPPLFIPESLYAKKVLELFKKNKNKFGVVVNEYGGIEGIITLHDLTESIFGDILEENEIAEEPIVKRKDGSYLVDASLNLGDFMEEMGILFYDDLEGEDFTTLGGLAMFYIGRIPKAGDIFTYQNLQFEVMDMDNGRVDKLLVIIK comes from the coding sequence ATGGAATTTGCAATTATATTGCTTCTCTTGGTTCTCAACGGAATCTTCTCTATGTACGAAATCGCATTAATTTCATCAAGTAAAGCGAGACTGGAGACTTTGGCCAGTAAAGGGAATCAATCGGCCAAAAATGTACTTAAGCAGTTGGAGGAACCAGATAAGTTTCTCTCTACCATTCAGATTGGAATTACTCTTATTGGAATTGTATCCGGAGCTTTCGGTGGAGTTGCCGTTGCTAATAATGTGGAACCGCTTTTTAAAATGATTCCAGCCACTGAGGCCTATGCAGCAGACATGGCTCTGATTGTAACAGTTGCTTTTATAACTTACTTATCTCTTATAATAGGCGAACTGGTACCTAAATCAATCGGACTGTCCAACCCCGAAAAAATTGCAATTACGCTTTCTCCTTTCATGTCGGTAATAACAAAAATTACTTATCCTTTTGTATACCTGCTCAGCGTATCGACCAAACTATTAAATAGGATTCTTGGAATTAAAGGACATGAACGTACCATTACACAGGAAGAGCTGAAAGTTATTCTTCATCAGAGTTCAGAACAGGGAGTTATTGATAAAGATGAAACGAACATGCTGAGGGATGTGTTCCGTTTTGCAGATAAACGAGCAAATGAACTGATGACTCACCGTACAGATGTGGTTTTTCTTCACACAGATTACACTCAGAAAGATGTTCTGGACATCATTGACAAGAAACACTTCAGCAAATACTTGCTGACAGATAGTTCTCAGGATGAAATTATAGGTGTGGTATCCGTAAAGAATATCATAACAATGATTGGCAATGACGGAGAATTCGATCTGAAAAGTATTGCCCAGCCCCCACTCTTCATACCGGAAAGTCTTTATGCAAAGAAGGTTCTGGAGTTATTCAAGAAAAACAAAAACAAGTTTGGCGTTGTAGTCAACGAGTATGGCGGAATAGAAGGTATTATCACTCTGCACGATCTCACAGAAAGTATATTTGGTGATATACTTGAGGAGAACGAAATAGCCGAAGAACCTATCGTAAAACGAAAAGATGGTTCATACCTTGTAGATGCCTCCTTGAATCTTGGAGATTTTATGGAAGAAATGGGCATTTTGTTCTACGATGATCTGGAAGGCGAAGATTTTACTACACTTGGTGGATTAGCTATGTTTTATATCGGACGTATTCCTAAAGCCGGGGATATATTTACGTATCAGAACCTGCAGTTCGAAGTAATGGATATGGATAATGGAAGGGTTGACAAACTCCTGGTAATTATTAAATAA